Within the Agromyces ramosus genome, the region AGACCTTCCTCTGGTGGGCCAACGTGGCCGCGCGGGTGCACGACGACTACCAGTCGTTCTTCCCGACCGACGTGCGCTTCGTCGCCGATCATGCCCGGCGAGCCATCACCGCGTTCCCCGCGGCCGACCGTTCGTACTACGGCGTCGACTACGCAGCCCGGCCCGAGGCCGAGCGGCGCATCGACAGGTACCGCAACATCCCGGTGCCGACGTCGTACATGATCGTCGACACCCAAGACGACTTCTTCGGCGGCTACGACCACGCCGCCGAAGCGGGGTTCGTGCACGTGGCAGACCGGCGGATCGCCCCGGGCAAGAAGCAGTGGACCTGGGGTGACGCGGCGTTCGGGCATGCGTGGGACGACCTGCTCACCGACGGCGACGGGCCGTACATCGAGCTCATGGCGGGCGTCTACACCGACAACCAGCCCGACTTCTCGTGGCTCATGCCCGGGGAGACGAAGCGGTTCACACAGCAGTGGTTCCCCATCCAGCGCATCGGGGTGGTCCACCAGGCGAACCGCGACTGCGCCGTGCACCTCGACGTCTCGGGCGGCACGGCGTCGATCGGCGTGGCCGTGGCGGCCGAGCTGCGCGGGGCGACCGTCGAGCTGCGATCGGCCGCCGACGGCCGAGTGCTGCACCGATGGGCGGGCGACCTGGCTCCCGGCGAACCGCACGTCGCCACCGCGGCGACCCAAGACCTCCCCGCCCACGCGGTCGAGCTCGAGGTGCGGTGCGGCGGCGCACCGGTCATCCGGTGGCGGCCGAGACCGGCGGATGCCGCAACCGCCGAGCCCTGGGTGGCGACCGAGCCGCCCCGACCCGCCGACATCGACAGCGCCGACGAGCTCTACCTCACCGGTGTGCACCTCGCGCAGTACCGGCATCCGACCCGATCGCCGCTGCCCTACTGGCACGAGGCGCTCGCTCGCGATGCGGGGGATGTGCGCTGCAACCTCGCGCTCGCCGATCATCACTACCGGAGCGGGGCGTACGACGCCGCGCTCGCGTGCGTGCGCACCGGATTCGAGCGGCTCACCCGGCGCAACACGAATCCCGCCGACGGCGAGGCGTCGTACCTGCTCGGGCTGATCCTCCGACGCATGGGCGACTCGGCGGCCGCCTACGACGCCTTCGCCAAAGCAGCCTGGGATCGCAAGTGGGCCCACGCGGCCCTCGTGGAGCTCGCGCAGCTCGACGCCGCGGCCGGCCGCGACGACGAGGCCCTCGAACGGGCTCGGGACGCCCGCCGCCTCGACGTCGACGACACCCGCTCCCGCGCGCTCGAGATCGTGCTGCTCCGCCGGCTCGGCCGGCCCGACGAGGCGGAGCAACTGCTGCAGCAGGCGCTCGCCGAGGATCCGCTCGACCAGCTCGCCCGAACCCTCGACGGCCGGAAGCCGGGCCGGGATGCCCGAACGCTCGTCGACGTCGCGCTCGAGCTCGCCGCGATGGGCGAGCGGGCAGCAGCTGCCGGCCTGCTCGAGCGGGCCGCGACCGGAGCGGTTCGGCCGATCGCCCTCTACCACCTCGCCGTCGTGCTCGACGAGATGGGGTTCGCCGCCGACGCGCGCAGTGCACGTCGGGCCGCGGCGGAGGCCACACCCGATCGCTGCTTCCCGAGCGGCCTCGACGATCACGATGCGCTCGAGGCGGCACTTGCAGCCGACCCCGCCGACCTGCGCGCGCACGCCCTCCTCGGAATGCTGCTCTACGACCGCGGCCGCGAAGCCGAGGCGCTCGCGCACTGGCGCGCCACCGTCGACGGTGGCCTCGACGATGCGGTGACGCTGCGCAACGCCGCGATCGCGACGTTCAACGCGACCGGTGACGGGGACGCCGCCTTCGAGCTCTTCGCACGTGCGCTCGCGCTGGCGCCCGACGACGCCCGCCTCTGGTACGAGTCCGACCAGCTGCTCGCGCGCACGGGGGCCGGCGTGGGGGCACGGCTCTCACGCCTCGCCGAGCATCCCGGTGCGGTGCTCGCCCGCGACGACCTCACGATCGAGTGGTGCGACCTGCTCACCGCTGCCGGCCGAGCCGGCGAAGCGAGAGCCGTGCTGCAGAGCCGGCGCCTCGCGCCATGGGAGGGCGGCGAGGGTCGCTCGCTCGCCGCGTGGGTGCGCGCGAACCTCTCACTCGCTCGCGCCGCACTGCCAGCCGATCCGACCGCCGCGCTCGACTTCGCCGACAACGCGCTCGAGGTGCCGCGGAATCTCGGTGAGGGCCGTCACCCGCTCGCGCCGACCGATGAGATCGAGGAGGTGCGGGCAGAGGCGCTCGAACGACTCGGCCGACGTGACGAGGCACA harbors:
- a CDS encoding DUF5107 domain-containing protein; translation: MDVHEATLDLPGAPAELQARLDGDGAVAWQQPVTIRTYEPAPADRYPMFLSRRVYQGSSGRVYPIPFTDRISTEPVEREWQAVHLENRWLRLMVLPELGGRIHVGFDKTAGYDFFYRNNVIKPALVGLAGPWVSGGVEFNWPQHHRPATFMPVDVEIEEHADGSVTVWCSDHDPFTRMKGMHGVRLHPDRATIELVVRLHNRTSETQTFLWWANVAARVHDDYQSFFPTDVRFVADHARRAITAFPAADRSYYGVDYAARPEAERRIDRYRNIPVPTSYMIVDTQDDFFGGYDHAAEAGFVHVADRRIAPGKKQWTWGDAAFGHAWDDLLTDGDGPYIELMAGVYTDNQPDFSWLMPGETKRFTQQWFPIQRIGVVHQANRDCAVHLDVSGGTASIGVAVAAELRGATVELRSAADGRVLHRWAGDLAPGEPHVATAATQDLPAHAVELEVRCGGAPVIRWRPRPADAATAEPWVATEPPRPADIDSADELYLTGVHLAQYRHPTRSPLPYWHEALARDAGDVRCNLALADHHYRSGAYDAALACVRTGFERLTRRNTNPADGEASYLLGLILRRMGDSAAAYDAFAKAAWDRKWAHAALVELAQLDAAAGRDDEALERARDARRLDVDDTRSRALEIVLLRRLGRPDEAEQLLQQALAEDPLDQLARTLDGRKPGRDARTLVDVALELAAMGERAAAAGLLERAATGAVRPIALYHLAVVLDEMGFAADARSARRAAAEATPDRCFPSGLDDHDALEAALAADPADLRAHALLGMLLYDRGREAEALAHWRATVDGGLDDAVTLRNAAIATFNATGDGDAAFELFARALALAPDDARLWYESDQLLARTGAGVGARLSRLAEHPGAVLARDDLTIEWCDLLTAAGRAGEARAVLQSRRLAPWEGGEGRSLAAWVRANLSLARAALPADPTAALDFADNALEVPRNLGEGRHPLAPTDEIEEVRAEALERLGRRDEAQAARAAARAPRDAAPAAGESTSGLPDYFATSLPELLLFDPPASGA